Within the Bacillota bacterium genome, the region AAATACGGTTTCTCTGATCTGGCCCGACCAGGTCGAGAGTGCGCCTCCCTATGACCTTGCAAAAAAGCTGCGTGCTTCGAACCTGTTTTTAGGTGCACTTGCCGCCAGACAGGGCAGGACGGAAATTCCCCTGCCCGGTGGTTGCAATATCGGATCTCGCCCGATGGATCTTCATTTAAAGGGCCTTCGGATTTTAGGCTTTGAAGTCGGTTTAGAACACGGTTTTATCAGGGCCCGGGCCCGGCAATTGCAGGGTGCCCGGGTCTATTTAGACTTTCCAAGTGTGGGGGCTACGGAAAATCTCATCATGGCAGCAAGCGGGATTCCCGGGACGACCGTGCTCGAAAATGCTGCGAAGGAACCGGAAATCGTTGACCTTGTAAGTTTTCTCAACGCCCTGGGAGCACGCATCCGGGGTGCGGGGACGGATCTGATTAAGATCGAAGGGGTCCGGGAGCTGGGAGGCACGAGGTTTAGCGTGATCCCGGACCGCATCGAGGCGGGCACCTATATGATTGCAGCCGGCATTGCAGGCGAAGAGGTAACCGTTGAAAACGTCATTGTTACCCACCTGCAGTCCGTGATCGCGAAGCTGGAGGATGTGGGCCTCGAAGTAGAGCCTGGAGAGGATTCTTTAACCGTGAGGAACAAGGGAGAGCTTCGCGCCACCGATATCAAGACGCTCCCTTATCCTGGTTTCCCGACAGATTTGCAGTCCCCAATGATGTCTCTCCTCTGCCTGGCCCGCGGTACCAGCCTGATTGTGGAAAATGTTTTTGAAAACCGTTTCCAGGTGGCCGACGAATTGAAACGGATGGGGGGCCGGATCAGGGTTAAAGGGCATATGGCTGTGGTAGAGGGTGGAGCGAAGCTCTTTGGCACCCAGGTGAAGGCTACAGACCTCCGCGCGGGGGCCGCCCTTCTCCTTGCGGGACTTGCCGCCGAGGGAGAAACGGAAATTTGCCAGGCAGAACTGCTTGCCCGGGGATATGAAGGGGTGGTTGAGAAGTTTACCGCCCTGGGGGCGCGGGTAGAGAATATTTCTTGAGGAGTTTGGCCGGGGTGGAAGGGCTCGCTGAAGGATTGCTCGCTTTATTTGGAACGTGGGCTTTTCTGCCCGATCTCTGGTTACGCATCCGGAGCCGCCGGGTCTTGTGCGAAAGGCGGACACAGGGAGGGAAGATAGCCTTAACCTTTGATGATGGACCGGATCCCCGCGTCACGCCTCTCATTTTGGACATCCTGGCCGGGCGGGGTGTTCGGGCCACCTTTTTTCTCGTTGCGAGGAGAGCCCTGGAGCACCCGGATCTCGTCCGGGAAATTATTAAAAGGGGACACGAAGTGGGAAGTCACGGGATGAACCACCTCCCCTTTTGGGTCCTTTCGCCGGGGCGGACGCGGTTTGAGATCAGAGAGGCAGCGCGTTGTCTAAGAAACCTTACAGGCCAGGTAGTTTCTTATTTCAGGCCACCCTGGGGGAGTTTTAATTTGCTCACTTATTTTTATGCAAAGCAGGAGGGCCAGAGGATCATCCTCTGGACGCTGGATTCCTGCGACTGGTTTTTTCTGGCACCGGACCGGAGCATTATCAAGCGGGTTCTCCGGCGGGTCCGGGGGGGTTCGGTGATCCTGTTTCACGACGGCCGGGGAGCAGGCCGAAAGGGTATTGCCCTGGTCAAGGCGTTGCCGGTCCTGCTCGAAAAATTGCAAGAAAAGGGTTATGCGCCGGTTCCTGTCGGCGAGCTTCTGAATGTATGAGAAAGGGTGAGGGAGAGGAATGACTGTAGGGAGCGTTGTGACGCGAATTTTGAGCTTCGCCCGGCACCGCTTGTTTTATATCCTGGCGGTGATGAGCATGGTTTTGTGGGGCGGACCCCGCTTTCTCCCGGTACTTTTTCACGATCGCTACATCCTTTCCAGTTTGTTGAGCGTTTTCTGCTCTCAAGGAATGAAGCCCTTTACGGCGGCGCGGACGGAAAAAGACGGTTTCGCCTGGGGGCGGGCCTTCAGGTGCGGCGGGATGCCGAGTTCGCACGCGGCAGTGGCGGCTGCCCTCACCACCTCTCTGGGGATCGATTACGGCTGGAACTCCCCCTTCTTTCAAATTGCAGCAGTTCTGGGGGGGATCGTCATTTACGACGCGGTTACGCTGCGCCGGGTTGTAGGTGAACACTCCCGCCTCTTGAAGGAAATGATTCGCGAGAAAACAAAAGTTTGTCCCCTCTTTGGTGAGATGGTGGGACATACCCTGCCCGAGGCCTCGGTGGGAATTTTGATCGGAGTGCTTTGTGCAGTTGTGGTGGTGTGGGGTTAGACGAAACGGGGGAAACGATGGTCAGCACGAAAGAGTTTGAATTTTCTCTCCCGGGTTTAAACCTCTCTTTGGAAATTGTAGCCAATATGGAGGAACTCATTACCGACCCGGAGGACGATGAGCGAATTCCTTACTGGGCCGAGCTCTGGCCTGCGGCGCGCGGCCTGGCCCAGTACATTTGGGAATCTGTTGATTTTCGGGGTGAAAGTGTTCTCGAACTGGGGGCGGGTTTGGGGCTGCCCGGTCTGGTGGCCGCACTGAAGGGCGGGAAGGTAACCATCACAGACTACCAGCCCCCCGCGCTGGAAATCGCGGCCCGCAATGCAAGCAAAAACGGGATTGAGGGGGTTACCTTTGTCTGCGCGGACTGGCGGGATTTTCCTTTAGGCGCCCGGTTTGATTGGATTATCGGGTCCGACATTCTTTACAACCCCAGGTCCAATCCTTATGTGGCACAAATCATCGAGCGCAACCTGGCACCGGGCGGCCAGCTTCTCTTTGCCCACCCGGGCCGGAAAGTCACCAACGACTTTATCCGGGAACTCGTCCGCCTGAAAGGGATGAAAGAGAAGCAGAGTTCTCTTCCGGTCCTGGTAGATCACCCTCATTTTCCTTTTTATGAAATCGATATTCACCACTTATTCTTAATTTAATCTTGACTCGCAAAGAGGGAACCTGCTTACGCCAGGGTTCCCTCTTTGCGCGGAAAATTTTTCAAGGACAAAGGAAAAAACCCTTTTGCGTCGAAACTTTTTGCGTCAGGCTATTTAATTTTATAATTGCGTGAATTGGGATGAGATAGTTTTCGTTTCAAGGTGATTGCGGAAGGGGGGAGATTATATTGACAAAAATTCGCACCGGGATTACTGGTTTTGACGAGCTTTTCTACGGCGGAATCCTGGCAGGGAGTACAATTCTTGTGGAAGGAATTCCCGGGGCGGGAAAAACGACCTTCGGAATCGAGTTTATCTACCGGGGAGCCCAGAATTTTGAGGAACCGGGTATCGTTTTGACCTTTGAGCAGTTCCCGGCCTCTCTTTACCGGGATGCCCTGAATTTCGGTTGGGATCTCCAGGCTTTAGAAAGGCAGAATAAGCTCCGGGTGATTTGTACTTCTCCGGAGGTTGTGCTGCGGCCGGAATTAGATATGCTGGAGGGTGCCGTCCGGGAGATCGGGGCGCGCCGGGTGCTGGTTGACAGCATGTCTCATTTTCGCCAGGTGGTGGACAATCCCCTCGAGCTGCGGCAGGCGGTTTATGCCTTCTGCAACGGACTCCGCCGGCTTAATCTAATCTCTCTGCTCGTGAAGGAACAGGAGCAGGAAGAGAGGGATTTTTACAGTTTCGAGGAGTTTCTGGTTGATGTCGTGGTGCGGCTCCGGTACGGAGCGAACGGAGGGCTGCAGCGCCAGCGCACCGTAGAGATCATCAAAAGCCGGGGACAACCCCATGTATCCGGGCGGCACAGTTTTAAAATCGCCGAAGAGGGGATCCAGGTTTTTTCCCTGCACCCTCTTCTCCCGGCGCCGGAGGAGGGCTCTTTTGCGGGGCCTTTATTAAAGACCGGGATCAAGGGTTTG harbors:
- a CDS encoding polysaccharide deacetylase family protein, whose protein sequence is MEGLAEGLLALFGTWAFLPDLWLRIRSRRVLCERRTQGGKIALTFDDGPDPRVTPLILDILAGRGVRATFFLVARRALEHPDLVREIIKRGHEVGSHGMNHLPFWVLSPGRTRFEIREAARCLRNLTGQVVSYFRPPWGSFNLLTYFYAKQEGQRIILWTLDSCDWFFLAPDRSIIKRVLRRVRGGSVILFHDGRGAGRKGIALVKALPVLLEKLQEKGYAPVPVGELLNV
- a CDS encoding ATPase domain-containing protein, which translates into the protein MTKIRTGITGFDELFYGGILAGSTILVEGIPGAGKTTFGIEFIYRGAQNFEEPGIVLTFEQFPASLYRDALNFGWDLQALERQNKLRVICTSPEVVLRPELDMLEGAVREIGARRVLVDSMSHFRQVVDNPLELRQAVYAFCNGLRRLNLISLLVKEQEQEERDFYSFEEFLVDVVVRLRYGANGGLQRQRTVEIIKSRGQPHVSGRHSFKIAEEGIQVFSLHPLLPAPEEGSFAGPLLKTGIKGLDELLRGGLPRGVSIAVVGEAGTGKTVLGLEYLVRGALQRQEKGLFVSLEETPQKIQAHAAAFNWDLADLMRKGMVQVIFTPLVEVDFDELLIRVGNIIQEHKIMRVVFDTLPALITRLRDVYVLREKLFYLVTYLNNLGCTTLLLYPGTGAPSEQLDIVQSLVQGSILLKSSLFHNRRLRYLELYKLRGVSHVTGNHLMEITQTGIQVFPRVGGW
- a CDS encoding divergent PAP2 family protein, whose protein sequence is MTVGSVVTRILSFARHRLFYILAVMSMVLWGGPRFLPVLFHDRYILSSLLSVFCSQGMKPFTAARTEKDGFAWGRAFRCGGMPSSHAAVAAALTTSLGIDYGWNSPFFQIAAVLGGIVIYDAVTLRRVVGEHSRLLKEMIREKTKVCPLFGEMVGHTLPEASVGILIGVLCAVVVVWG
- a CDS encoding class I SAM-dependent methyltransferase — encoded protein: MGLDETGETMVSTKEFEFSLPGLNLSLEIVANMEELITDPEDDERIPYWAELWPAARGLAQYIWESVDFRGESVLELGAGLGLPGLVAALKGGKVTITDYQPPALEIAARNASKNGIEGVTFVCADWRDFPLGARFDWIIGSDILYNPRSNPYVAQIIERNLAPGGQLLFAHPGRKVTNDFIRELVRLKGMKEKQSSLPVLVDHPHFPFYEIDIHHLFLI
- the murA gene encoding UDP-N-acetylglucosamine 1-carboxyvinyltransferase translates to MKLRIKGGSRLRGRVRVSGAKNAALVLIAASALAHGEVILDNVPRISDVETQLKIVRTLGAKSTWLGQNTVSLIWPDQVESAPPYDLAKKLRASNLFLGALAARQGRTEIPLPGGCNIGSRPMDLHLKGLRILGFEVGLEHGFIRARARQLQGARVYLDFPSVGATENLIMAASGIPGTTVLENAAKEPEIVDLVSFLNALGARIRGAGTDLIKIEGVRELGGTRFSVIPDRIEAGTYMIAAGIAGEEVTVENVIVTHLQSVIAKLEDVGLEVEPGEDSLTVRNKGELRATDIKTLPYPGFPTDLQSPMMSLLCLARGTSLIVENVFENRFQVADELKRMGGRIRVKGHMAVVEGGAKLFGTQVKATDLRAGAALLLAGLAAEGETEICQAELLARGYEGVVEKFTALGARVENIS